Proteins encoded together in one Impatiens glandulifera chromosome 1, dImpGla2.1, whole genome shotgun sequence window:
- the LOC124921544 gene encoding putative WEB family protein At1g65010, chloroplastic translates to MEDETIINGGSRTVDISGNDDREEDFVDFNVGNGTESSGLVQKIEVLEQEKQNLSEENELMRHKIEKLKAEAEALETEKVELKRRVDMSEAEKKKLQLISIRVAELDKEVSGLQQDLVSSMAVGEETNKELIQLKKAFEEMKKIESEKNCKFGDLEKERNLLVERIHNDDEGVREAKEHGEARVKEMEKKIESLEHREDSVKSDRFTIEQETKAKMVEKDAELLRLKTQIEDLGSAGVRSDSELERLKNENAELEIVKNELEAHVKKSERQAKEMEQMVDKLNKELEASESIVNGLKEKENEVHDDVDGKVVIVSKDDPEVGLNGLSGMKLQWPVVAATTGVAVAAVAAFCYLRYVKQS, encoded by the coding sequence ATGGAAGATGAAACGATTATCAACGGCGGAAGCAGGACGGTGGATATTTCCGGGAATGACGATCGTGAGGAAGATTTCGTCGATTTTAACGTTGGAAATGGCACGGAATCATCTGGGTTGGTGCAGAAAATCGAGGTACTTGAGCAAGAGAAACAAAATTTGTCTGAGGAGAACGAATTGATGAGACATAAAATCGAGAAACTGAAGGCCGAGGCAGAAGCATTGGAGACAGAAAAGGTGGAGTTGAAAAGAAGGGTAGATATGTCTGAAGCGGAGAAGAAGAAGCTGCAATTAATCTCAATCAGGGTGGCTGAATTAGATAAGGAGGTCTCTGGATTGCAGCAGGACTTGGTCTCATCGATGGCAGTGGGGGAAGAGACGAATAAGGAGTTGATTCAATTGAAGAAAGCTTTTGAGGAGATGAAGAAGATTGAATCGGAGAAGAATTGTAAGTTTGGTGATCTTGAGAAGGAAAGAAATTTGTTAGTGGAACGTATTCACAACGATGATGAGGGAGTGAGGGAAGCCAAGGAACATGGAGAGGCTAGAGTTAAGGAGATGGAGAAGAAAATTGAATCTCTAGAGCATAGAGAAGACAGTGTGAAAAGCGACAGATTCACGATAGAGCAGGAAACAAAAGCCAAAATGGTTGAGAAAGATGCAGAACTCCTTAGATTGAAAACTCAGATTGAGGATTTGGGTTCTGCTGGCGTGAGGAGTGATTCGGAGCTGGAGAGGTTGAAGAATGAGAATGCAGAGCTAGAGATTGTGAAGAACGAACTAGAAGCACATGTAAAGAAATCCGAGAGGCAGGCAAAAGAGATGGAACAGATGGTAGATAAACTGAACAAGGAATTGGAAGCATCAGAATCAATTGTCAATGGTCTGAAGGAAAAGGAAAATGAGGTACATGATGATGTTGATGGCAAAGTGGTGATCGTGAGTAAGGATGATCCTGAAGTTGGGCTGAATGGATTGTCAGGCATGAAGCTTCAATGGCCTGTGGTTGCAGCGAC
- the LOC124920595 gene encoding probable receptor-like protein kinase At2g42960: MSSGNLKSVLSKKTEFFGLKLWVVIGICVCVFIMLILCLLSLWVMFRRKSRRSLDNYSHVEIPDVSKEIRIDRVGAHPHDHPIPESMSLSNHDKLSERNSGKMLGRSKSSDADNISQCSSNHHERGFSSQSGGEDGGSGKILMKQQSFGLPMASPLIGLPEFSQLGWGHWFTLRDLELATGRFSAKNVIGEGGYGVVYRGRLVNGTEVAVKKILNNLGQAEKEFRVEVDAIGHVRHKNLVRLLGYCIEGVHRMLVYEYVNNGNLEQWLHGAMRQYGTLTWEARMKVLLGTAKALSYLHEAIEPKVIHRDIKSSNILIDQDFNSKVSDFGLAKLLDSGESHVNTRVMGTFGYVAPEYANSGMLNEKSDVYSFGVLLLETVTGRDPVDYGRPANEVNLVEWLKVMVGNRRAEEVADPDLEVKPLARPLKRTLLVALRCVDPDSEKRPKMSQVVRMLESDEFSYGGGEVYLKINTHEFFHLISI, from the exons ATGTCATCTGGAAATTTAAAGTCAGTGTTGTCGAAGAAGACAGAGTTCTTTGGCCTTAAGCTATGGGTTGTAATAGGAATatgtgtttgtgtattcataATGTTGATCTTATGTCTCTTATCCCTATGGGTCATGTTTAGAAGAAAATCAAGAAGAAGCTTGGATAATTACTCTCATGTTGAGATCCCAGATGTTTCGAAAGAAATCCGAATCGATAGGGTTGGGGCTCACCCACATGACCATCCAATTCCCGAGAGTATGAGTCTATCGAATCATGATAAATTGAGCGAAAGAAACTCTGGGAAGATGTTGGGTAGGAGTAAATCAAGTGATGCTGATAATATCAGCCAATGCAGTTCAAACCACCATGAAAGAGGTTTTAGTTCTCAATCAGGTGGAGAAGATGGTGGTTCTGGGAAGATATTAATGAAACAGCAGTCTTTTGGACTTCCAATGGCTTCTCCATTGATTGGATTGCCGGAATTCTCTCAACTTGGATGGGGTCATTGGTTTACTCTTAGAGATCTTGAGCTCGCGACAGGTCGGTTTTCGGCTAAGAATGTTATTGGTGAAGGCGGTTATGGTGTTGTGTACAGGGGTCGGCTCGTTAATGGGACTGAGGTTGCAGTCAAGAAAATACTTAATAACCT GGGACAAGCTGAGAAAGAGTTTCGGGTTGAAGTTGATGCCATAGGACATGTTCGTCATAAGAATCTAGTTCGACTTCTTGGCTATTGCATCGAAGGAGTTCACAG AATGCTGGTGTATGAATACGTGAACAACGGAAACTTGGAACAGTGGCTTCACGGGGCTATGAGACAATACGGCACACTGACATGGGAAGCCCGAATGAAGGTTCTTCTAGGAACCGCAAAGGC GCTTTCTTATTTGCATGAAGCCATAGAACCAAAAGTGATACATCGCGACATAAAATCCAGCAACATCTTGATCGATCAAGATTTCAATTCCAAAGTTTCCGACTTTGGACTGGCCAAGCTACTGGATTCCGGAGAAAGCCATGTAAACACGAGGGTAATGGGGACATTTGG TTATGTTGCACCAGAATATGCCAACAGCGGGATGTTGAATGAAAAGAGCGATGTCTATAGTTTTGGAGTCTTATTGCTGGAAACCGTAACAGGAAGAGATCCAGTTGACTATGGCCGACCAGCAAACGAG GTCAATCTTGTGGAGTGGCTTAAAGTGATGGTAGGAAACAGACGAGCAGAAGAAGTAGCGGATCCAGACTTAGAAGTTAAACCGTTGGCACGTCCCCTAAAACGTACCCTTCTAGTTGCACTTAGGTGCGTTGATCCAGATTCAGAGAAACGACCCAAAATGAGCCAAGTTGTAAGAATGCTCGAATCCGACGAATTCAGTTATGGCGGGGGCGaggtatatttgaaaataaataccCATGAATTCTTTCATCTTATTAGTATTTAG